Proteins encoded within one genomic window of Trichoderma asperellum chromosome 2, complete sequence:
- a CDS encoding uncharacterized protein (EggNog:ENOG41~TransMembrane:4 (i12-31o51-71i83-101o107-128i)), whose translation MGKLIKNHWARLIMLTAATYQIGASIEGFIWPKIFWDFLTKSLDVAVKPFPILQIINLIFGIAMIALEWPLPLLAGTSVHRSIEFRLAILPLSALACLLMYQSTNPGLYYLVGMGAYFWAFSEGEIICAKPWTLPPRTPISSSKV comes from the exons ATGGGCAAGCTTATCAAGAACCACTGGGCTCGGCTCATTATGCTGACTGCCGCCACTT ACCAAATCGGCGCCTCCATCGAGGGCTTCATCTGGCCCAAGATCTTCTGGGACTTCCTCACCAAGTCGCTCGACGTCGCAGTCAAGCCCTTCCCCATCCTCCAGATCATCAACCTGATCTTCGGCATCGCCATGATCGCCCTGGAGTGGCCCCTCCCCCTGCTCGCCGGCACCAGCGTCCACCGATCCATCGAATTCCGCCTCGCCATCCTCCCCCTCTCTGCGCTCGCCTGTCTGCTCATGTATCAGTCTACGAATCCGGGCTTGTATTATCTGGTCGGCATGGGTGCATATTTCTGGGCATTCAGCGAAGGCGAG aTTATCTGCGCAAAACCATGGACTCTACCTCCACGAACACCAATATCGAGCAGCAAAGTCTGA
- a CDS encoding uncharacterized protein (EggNog:ENOG41), protein MVPLPLFKLASLFVRHVSKYGANRIKAQAHDHPRFRALAAKYGQAIHQLNMKMSVALLRDPEAERRAKEIAEAPTVKTEQQLKKEEEAKQKAKQKNEPEPASYPKFTLQNVWRRKFRPLPEAKAVDLFADVAGDTFILGVAGALIIYEYWKSSQKPDANKERFEELNRRFEELQKKEEELADAEERQRQRFESLEEALRALKDPKTKQPLLPSLQPSN, encoded by the exons ATGGTGCCCCTCCCGCTGTTCAAGCTCGCATCTCTCTTTGTGCGGCATGTCTCCAAGTATGGCGCA AATCGCATCAAGGCGCAGGCTCATGACCACCCGCGATTTCGCGCGCTCGCAGCCAAGTATGGCCAGGCTATCCACCAGCTCAACATGAAGATGTCTGTCGCCCTACTGAGAGATCCCGAGGCCGAGAGACGAGCCAAAGAAATCGCCGAAGCTCCCACGGTCAAGACAGAGCAACAGctcaaaaaagaagaagaagccaagcagAAGGCCAAGCAGAAGAACGAACCCGAGCCGGCTAGCTACCCCAAGTTCACGCTTCAAAACGTATGGCGGCGAAAATTCCGACCATTGCCGGAGGCCAAGGCTGTAGATTTGTTCGCTGATGTCGCTGGCGATACCTTTATTCTCGGCGTGGCGGGAGCATTGATTATATACGAGTACTGGAAATCGTCGCAAAAGCCCGACGCCAACAAAGAGCGTTTCGAGGAGCTCAACAGGAGGTTTGAAGAACTtcagaagaaagaggaggaactAGCAGATGCCGAGGAGAGACAGCGGCAACGATTCGAATCCCTCGAAGAGGCTTTAAGAGCGTTGAAGGACCCGAAGACGAAGCAGCCATTATTACCATCACTGCAACCGAGCAACTAG
- a CDS encoding uncharacterized protein (EggNog:ENOG41): protein MASAEAPVPDRILSILTQGMAHVPIIPVSSTAELVTRLDVLRRQCTANVPRQSHAQEMAEVRALASHCVHGQALSHERVNVLTDISSGLGSLAQLAFDREGRRKLCDLLEDEEGNRVISFFVNGHETTLRLEMRMREQAAQAPRNLQMGSANL from the coding sequence ATGGCATCTGCGGAAGCGCCCGTGCCTGACAGAATCCTCAGCATCCTTACGCAAGGCATGGCCCATGTGCCCATAATCCCCGTCTCGTCCACAGCGGAGCTAGTCACTCGCTTGGATGTTTTACGACGTCAGTGTACAGCCAACGTTCCCCGCCAAAGCCATGCTCAGGAAATGGCTGAGGTTCGGGCCCTCGCATCGCATTGCGTGCATGGACAGGCGCTTTCGCACGAACGTGTGAATGTCTTGACGGATATCTCGAGTGGATTAGGGAGCTTAGCGCAGCTTGCCTTTGATAGGGAAGGGAGGAGGAAGCTTTGCGACTTgcttgaagacgaggagggtAATAGAGTGATTTCATTCTTTGTCAATGGCCACGAAACGACTCTTCGGTTGGAGATGCGAATGCGGGAGCAGGCAGCGCAAGCACCCAGAAATTTGCAAATGGGGTCGGCAAACCTGTGA
- a CDS encoding uncharacterized protein (EggNog:ENOG41): MTRGESTQSKVHYKGKQEDFLVFVDDVDTYKKWQSDKSIPPAHFISTFNVFLTHRQGAQGTFDSASKMELAAEFDTENTDEAILKILEQGSMQNMEMPSRQGVTNDSMSSMRVK, encoded by the exons ATGACTCGCGGAGAATCTACTCAGTCCAAGGTTCACTACAAGGGAAAGCAGGAAGACTTCCTCGTCTTTGTGGATGATGTAGACACATACAAGAAGTGGCAGAGCGACAAGAGCATTCCTCCTGCCCATTTCATTTCAACCTTCAACGTATTCCTGACGCATCG ACAAGGAGCTCAGGGAACCTTTGACTCAGCGTCAAAGATGGAGCTAGCTGCCGAATTCGATACTGAGAACACTGACGAGGCGATTCTAAAGATCCTTGAGCAGGGATCGATGCAAAACATGGAG ATGCCTAGTCGGCAAGGTGTTACGAATGATTCTATGAGCTCGATGAGGGTAAAATAG
- a CDS encoding uncharacterized protein (TransMembrane:10 (i61-78o84-103i259-278o290-319i750-771o783-802i823-845o886-906i918-937o957-977i)) — MDNAYALPIAAVLANFSVKEQTGLTDNQVSELRKKHGRNAIPEEPPTPLWELILEQFKDQLVIILLGSAAVSFVLALLEDEGGWSAFVDPAVILTILILNAVVGVSQESSAEKAIAALQEYSANEANVVRNGGHVSRVKADDLVPGDIVSVAVGDRIPADCRIVSIESNSFSVDQAILTGESESVGKDSTAVVKDDKAVLQDQVNMLFSGTTVVTGRAKAIVVLTGSNTAIGDIHESITAQISEPTPLKQKLNDFGDNLAKVITVICILVWLINIPNFNDPSHGTWAKGAIYYLKIAVSLGVAAIPEGLAVVITTCLALGTRKMAAKNAVVRSLPSVETLGSCSVICSDKTGTLTTNQMSVNKMVYLNEAGTDLTELTVEGTTFAPKGNITLNGQVVENLAATSSTVLQMAEVAALCNDAQLAYDSRTATFSSVGEPTEGALRVLVEKVGPCAPAGTALEDCGHFASTAHEQRLPRLATYEFSRDRKSMSVLVQNGKAKKLLVKGAPESVIERCTSTIVGANGNRVPLSEKLQSTLLKEVVEYGNRGLRVIALASIEDVSKNPLVRSAKSTEQYAQLEQNMTFLGLVGMLDPPRPEVPASIKKCKDAGIRVIVITGDNRNTAESICRQIGVFGQHEDLQGKSYTGREFDNLSPNEQLEAAKKASLFSRVEPGHKSKLVDLLQSLGEVVAMTGDGVNDAPALKKADIGVAMGSGTDVSKLAADMVLADSNFATIEVAIEEGRSIYNNTQQFIRYLISSNIGEVVSIFLTAALGMPEALIPVQLLWVNLVTDGLPATALSFNPPDHGIMKRQPRRRDEPLIGGWLFMRYLIIGTYVGLATVAGYAWWFMYNPEGPQITFRQLSSFHRCSAEFPEIGCEMFSNDMAKSASTVSLSILVVIEMFNAMNALSSSESLLTLPLWNNMMLVYAIALSMALHFALLYTPILQNLFAILPLNMLEWQAVTIISAPVVILDEILKVIERQFFMQQKPAAKAIKAKKEE, encoded by the exons ATGGACAACGCCTATGCTCTTCCCATCGCCGCGGTGCTGGCCAACTTCAGCGTCAAGGAACAGACCGGCTTGACTGACAACCAAGTCTCTGAGCTTCGAAAGAAACACGGCCGCAATG CGATTCCCGAAGAGCCTCCCACTCCCCTCTGGGAGCTCATTCTAGAACAATTCAAAGATCaactcgtcatcatcctgcTTGGCTCCGCCGCCGTTTCCTTTGTCCTCGCCTTGCTCGAGGACGAAGGCGGCTGGAGTGCATTTGTCGATCCCGCCGTT ATTCTCACCATTCTGATCCTCAATGCCGTCGTCGGTGTGTCCCAAGAAAGCAGTGCCGAGAAGGCCATCGCCGCTCTGCAAGAATACTCGGCAAACGAAGCCAATGTCGTCCGAAACGGTGGCCATGTATCCCGAGTCAAGGCCGATGATCTTGTTCCTGGTGACATCGTCTCGGTTGCTGTTGGAGACCGAATTCCCGCCGACTGCCGTATCGTTTCCATCGAGAGCAACAGCTTTTCTGTGGACCAGGCCATCTTGACcggagagagcgagagcgttGGCAAGGATTCCACTGCTGTAGTAAAAGATGATAAGGCTGTCTTGCAGGACCAGGTCAACATGCTCTTCTCGGGAACTACGGTTGTTACTGGACGCGCCAAGGCCATTGTCGTCTTGACAGGCTCCAACACCGCCATTGGAGATATCCACGAAAGCATCACTGCCCAAATCTCCGAACCTACTCCCCTGAAGCAGAAACTCAACGATTTTGGCGATAATCTGGCCAAGGTCATTACCGTCATTTGCATCCTCGTCTGGTTGATCAATATTCCAAACTTCAACGACCCTAGCCACGGTACCTGGGCCAAGGGAGCCATCTACTATCTCAAGATTGCCGTCTCCTTGGGCGTCGCTGCGATCCCCGAAGGTCTTGCGGTCGTCATCACTACTTGCCTTGCTCTTGGCACTCGCAAAATGGCGGCTAAGAACGCCGTTGTGCGTAGCCTGCCCTCCGTCGAGACTCTGGGCAGCTGCAGTGTCATCTGCTCTGACAAGACTGGCACACTCACTACCAACCAGATGAGCGTCAACAAGATGGTCTATCTCAACGAAGCCGGAACCGATCTGACTGAACTCACTGTTGAGGGCACTACTTTTGCTCCCAAGGGCAATATTACTTTGAACGGTCAGGTTGTCGAGAATCTTGCTGCCACCTCTTCTACTGTTCTTCAGATGGCCGAGGTCGCTGCTCTCTGCAACGATGCCCAATTGGCCTATGATTCACGCACAGCTACTTTCTCCAGCGTTGGCGAGCCCACCGAAGGCGCTCTCCGAGTTCTCGTTGAAAAGGTCGGCCCCTGTGCCCCTGCTGGAACTGCCCTTGAAGACTGCGGACACTTTGCCAGCACTGCGCACGAACAGAGGCTGCCACGACTTGCGACCTACGAGTTCTCCCGCGACAGAAAGAGCATGTCAGTCCTCGTCCAGAACGGCAAAGCCAAGAAACTGCTTGTCAAGGGAGCCCCCGAATCCGTCATTGAGCGCTGCACAAGCACCATTGTTGGTGCCAACGGCAACAGAGTTCCCCTTAGCGAAAAGCTCCAGAGCACTCTGCTCAAGGAAGTTGTGGAATATGGTAACCGAGGACTTCGTGTCATTGCCCTTGCCAGCATTGAGGATGTTTCCAAGAACCCGCTGGTCAGGTCTGCCAAGTCCACCGAACAATATGCCCAGCTGGAACAAAACATGACCTTCCTTGGATTGGTTGGCATGCTGGATCCTCCTCGTCCCGAAGTCCCCGCCTCTATCAAGAAGTGTAAAGATGCTGGTATCCGTGTCATTGTCATCACTGGTGACAACCGCAACACTGCTGAGAGCATCTGCAGACAGATTGGTGTCTTTGGCCAGCATGAAGATCTTCAAGGCAAGAGCTACACTGGACGCGAATTCGACAACCTCAGCCCCAACGAGCAGCTGGAGGCGGCTAAGAAGGCTTCTCTGTTCTCTCGTGTTGAGCCCGGTCACAAGTCCAAGTTGGTTGACCTTCTCCAGTCCCTTGGCGAGGTCGTTGCCATGACTGGTGACGGTGTCAACGATGCTCCTGCTCTGAAGAAGGCTGATATCGGTGTGGCTATGGGCTCTGGAACTGACGTCTCCAAGCTGGCTGCGGACATGGTTCTGGCTGATAGCAACTTTGCAACCATCGAGGTGGCCATCGAGGAAGGCCGTTCCATCTACAACAACACTCAACAGTTTATTCGCTACCTGATCTCCTCCAACATTGGTGAGGTGGTTTCCATCTTTTTGACGGCAGCTCTCGGAATGCCCGAGGCGCTGATCCCCGTTCAACTGCTCTGGGTTAACCTCGTCACTGATGGTCTCCCCGCCACCGCCCTGTCCTTTAACCCGCCCGACCACGGCATCATGAAGCGCCAGCCTCGTAGAAGAGATGAGCCTCTCATTGGTGGCTGGTTGTTTATGCGCTACCTGATCATTGGTACTTATGTCGGTCTTGCAACCGTGGCTGGTTACGCTTGGTGGTTCATGTACAACCCTGAGGGTCCTCAGATCACCTTCCGACAGCTTTCTAGCTTCCACCGTTGCTCAGCCGAGTTCCCCGAGATCGGATGCGAGATGTTTTCTAACGATATGGCTAAGTCGGCCTCTACCGTATCTCTGTCGATTCTCGTTGTGATTGAGATGTTCAACGCCATGAATGCTCTGTCATCCAGCGAGTCACTCCTCACTCTGCCACTGTGGAACAACATGATGCTCGTATACGCCATTGCTCTGTCCATGGCCCTTCACTTTGCTCTCCTCTACACGCCTATTCTGCAGAATCTGTTTGCTATCTTGCCGCTGAATATGCTGGAATGGCAAGCTGTCACTATTATCAGCGCGCCTGTAGT TATTCTTGACGAAATCCTCAAGGTTATTGAGAGGCAATTTTTCATGCAGCAGAAGCCggccgccaaggccattaaggcaaagaaggaggagtaa
- a CDS encoding uncharacterized protein (EggNog:ENOG41), whose translation MAPADSPCCPSGSNSSSSSRRSSWAALLQKYEDAMEYRDDDAMSDVDHDQVAAQMSQLGIEETSVPASGGRVNNPQLQTIVETMSLNTAIQVPQVTIDGSSVQVTDSESHEQLKPHGPFYKWMRTIHRRARHRSTLSDGSINSLRPRLEPEIRSRTSAWKRSHHRQSSSGSSFAFVSAVRSASASLASVSAVARSRKTITRSQGFSVTERSSRASMTGPRASEDSSFLESHSLADLAAIERSLQRRKVLEELISTEEGYIGDIRFLMNVYVTILAALPSICVGLRSSINQNLTEIVKLHEQLLGELHRAVPHSEYTQINISPTLSPFANPKYLHANSHRRWSSLGAVPEQNMKAKWLLKAPGMLADPQVAAEVAKVFAKKINMLFIYEEYGATYEMMIKDIGAAQQAMPNWETYQKGLEALAMALGSSKDSEEGVKKALTINDLLVKVLSFLGSPILREEH comes from the exons ATGGCGCCGGCCGACTCTCCTTGTTGCCCCAGTGGTTCCAActcgagctcgagctctCGACGCTCGAGCTGGGCGGCTTTACTGCAAAAATATGAAGACGCAATGGAATATCGCGATGACGACGCCATGTCTGATGTTGATCACGATCAAGTTGCCGCACAAATGTCCCAGCTTGGTATTGAGGAAACCAGTGTTCCCGCGTCTGGAGGGAGAGTCAACAACCCTCAGCTTCAGACTATTGTCGAAACCATGTCTCTGAATACTGCCATCCAGGTGCCTCAGGTTACCATTGATGGCAGCAGTGTCCAGGTAACAGATTCGGAGAGCCATGAACAGCTCAAACCTCATGGCCCATTCTATAAATGGATGCGAACGATACATCGCCGAGCTCGGCATCGATCCACGCTGTCGGACGGAAGCATCAACTCTCTGCGACCGCGACTTGAGCCGGAAATTCGTAGCCGCACATCTGCTTGGAAGAGATCACACCATAGACAGTCGTCCTCTGGGTCTTCGTTTGCCTTTGTTTCGGCGGTTCGGAGTGCTAGTGCCAGTCTCGCCAGTGTCAGCGCTGTGGCACGATCACGAAAGACTATCACACGCTCGCAAGGCTTCTCTGTAACGGAACGTAGCAGCAGAGCCTCCATGACAGGGCCTCGTGCATCGGAAGACAGTAGCTTCTTAGAGAGCCACTCTTTGGCCGACCTGGCCGCTATAGAAAGATCATTGCAACGACGAAAAGTACTAGAAGAGCTTATCAGTACAGAGGAAGGTTACATTGGTGATATACGATTTCTCATGAAT GTATATGTCACAATCTTAGCGGCGTTGCCTTCCATTTGCGTTGGGCTACGGTCATCCATCAACCAAAACTTGACCGAGATTGTTAAATTACACGAGCAACTACTTGGCGAACTTCACAGGGCAGTTCCACACTCTGAATACACACAAATCAACATATCTCCTACGCTATCCCCATTTGCAAATCCCAAGTATCTCCATGCCAATAGTCACAGACGCTGGTCCAGTCTCGGCGCCGTACCCGAGCAGAATATGAAAGCAAAGTGGCTCTTGAAGGCCCCGGGTATGCTGGCCGATCCGCAGGTGGCAGCAGAGGTCGCCAAAGTCTTTGCGAAGAAG aTAAACATGCTCTTCATATATGAAGAATATGGGGCAACATATGAAATGATGATCAAAGACATCGGTGCAGCCCAGCAAGCCATGCCCAATTGGGAAACGTATCAGAAAGGCCTCGAGGCCTTGGCTATGGCGCTGGGATCCTCCAAGGATAGCGAAGAAGGGGTGAAAAAGGCTCTTACAATCAACGATCTCCTTGTCAAGGTGCTTTCCTTTCTAGGTAGCCCCATCCTTCGTGAAGAGCACTAA
- the CHS4 gene encoding Chitin synthase 4 (TransMembrane:5 (i221-245o484-511i1037-1059o1065-1084i1091-1115o)~CAZy:GT2_Chitin_synth) has protein sequence MSLPERPGASSPNYNRRASYRNPPASRRTRPTDIEAGIYETSSISGHHQSMPLSPTEPSSGRTPDPAFTRKRSLIRPERNRIDKEHRNYHYHRHAANMNVLPSSTGNDPLLENLAASTERSANTESVSDETPRPSRSRTASGDHEKSGANVKTTQRKSSGKITKEHSKRSSKRKSKPVEDQVRPPSFWNVYCAIVTFWCPDFILGCCKPTRAQRRAWREKMGLISIILAIMAIVGFVTFGFTAAVCGSPPTRLRVNEVSGGYMIFHGVAYDLSNSHHPAAEGIPLEANGLGANVLYDLPEKHSGDDGSFLFQNVNGNCKGLITLAEGSDVPTDDSGNLAWYFPCTTFKQDGSSTPNLTIPYYLGYACHTSVNARNAFYLDLHGTADVYFTWDDIKNSSRNLVAYSGSVLDLNLLNWFNESQVQIPDRFKELRDTSSDVNKAIRGRDVTRMFQSSSDKKNMQCFEDIIKVGSIDTETVGCIASKVVLYCALVLILSVVGARFALALIFQWFISRNYAAAKTSQSSDRRKRNRQIEDWSEDIYRAPVRLPGDGSTVVTSDRSKRASSFLPTTSRFSGVSGPDRSSSSRRVPTTMASQGGSSSLYPPAPMYKQGNDSRASFLRSDPFGAGPISDGPGPAGFIHDAVVPQPPADWMPFGFPLAHTMLLVTAYSEGEEGIRTTLDSIATTDYPNSHKVIVVICDGIITGAGETVSTPDVCIGMMKDFSIPPELVKPYSYVAVASGSKRHNMAKVYCGFYDYGSSSRIPVDKQQRVPMITIVKCGTPQEEKGSKPGNRGKRDSQIILMSFLQKVMFDERMTELEYEMFNGLWKVTGISPDYYEILLMVDADTKVFPDSLTHMVSAMVKDPDIMGLCGETKIANKRASWVSAIQVFEYFVSHHLAKSFESVFGGVTCLPGCFCMYRIKAPKGGQNYWVPILANPDIVEHYSENVVETLHEKNLYLLGEDRYLTTLMLRTFPKRKQVFVPQAVCKTTVPEEFMVLLSQRRRWINSTVHNLMELVLVRDLCGTFCFSMQFVVSVELIGTLVLPAAIAFTFYVVITSIIHHPPQIIPLVLLGLILGLPGVLVVVTAHSWSYIVWMLIYLLSLPVWNFILPVYAFWKFDDFSWGETRKTDGDKKGGGHGESKGEFDSSKITMKRWAEFERDKRAKSAYWGSRENVVSGGTNSWAMPPPGHHSEEYFSDA, from the exons ATGTCTCTACCTGAGAGGCCTGGGGCCAGCAGCCCCAACTATAACCGCCGAGCCAGCTATCGAAACCCGCCGGCATCGCGACGCACGCGACCCACGGACATTGAAGCTGGTATATATGAGACGTCATCGATCTCGGGACACCATC AGAGCATGCCTCTGTCGCCCACCGAGCCCTCGTCCGGGAGGACTCCTGACCCTGCCTTTACGCGCAAGAGGAGTCTCATCAGACCGGAGAGGAACCGCATCGACAAAGAGCATAGGAACTATCACTACCACCGCCATGCCGCCAATATGAACGTCTTGCCGTCTTCCACAGGAAATGACCCTTTGTTGGAAAACCTGGCGGCATCGACAGAGCGATCTGCCAACACTGAGAGCGTTAGCGATGAGACCCCTCGCCCTTCTCGAAGCCGAACGGCCAGTGGAGACCATGAGAAGAGCGGTGCCAATGTCAAAACTACGCAGCGCAAGTCGTCGGGCAAAATCACAAAAGAGCACAGCAAGCGATCTTCGAAACGCAAGTCCAAGCCTGTGGAGGATCAAGTCCGACCGCCAAGCTTCTGGAACGTCTACTGCGCGATTGTGACTTTTTGGTGCCCTGATTTTATCCTTGGGTGCTGCAAACCGACGAGAGCTCAGCGCCGAgcttggagagaaaagatgggGTTGATCAGCATCATCTTGGCAATCATGGCCATAGTCGGGTTCGTTACTTTCGGatttactgctgctgtttgtGGCTCGCCTCCAACCAGACTGCGTGTAAATGAAGTCTCTGGAGGGTACATGATTTTCCACGGAGTAGCCTATGACTTATCCAATTCTCACCATCCTGCCGCTGAGGGTATTCCGTTGGAGGCGAATGGTCTCGGTGCTAACGTCCTGTACGACCTTCCCGAGAAGCACTCTGGAGACGATGGCAGCTTTCTCTTCCAAAATGTTAATGGCAACTGCAAGGGCCTCATCACCCTTGCTGAGGGCTCTGACGTCCCTACCGACGATTCTGGCAACCTAGCGTGGTATTTCCCCTGCACAACTTTTAAGCAAGATGGGTCTTCCACCCCCAACTTGACCATCCCATACTACCTTGGCTATGCGTGCCATACCTCGGTGAATGCCCGAAATGCATTCTACCTCGATCTCCACGGCACGGCGGATGTATATTTTACGTGGGATGACATCAAGAACAGCTCTCGTAATCTTGTTGCTTATTCTGGTAGCGTTTTGGACCTTAATCTTCTCAACTGGTTCAACGAGAGCCAGGTTCAGATCCCCGATCGCTTCAAGGAACTCCGAGACACGTCTTCCGATGTTAACAAGGCTATCCGTGGCCGTGATGTAACGCGCATGTTCCAGTCCTCGTCTGACAAGAAGAACATGCAGTGCTTCGAAGACATTATCAAGGTTGGCTCCATTGACACCGAGACTGTTGGCTGCATCGCTTCCAAGGTTGTGCTTTACTGCGCCCTGGTTTTGATTCTCTCTGTCGTTGGAGCAAGATTTGCTCTGGCCCTTATTTTCCAATGGTTCATCAGCCGCAACTACGCTGCCGCCAAGACATCTCAGAGCTCTGACCGAAGAAAGCGTAATCGCCAAATTGAAGACTGGTCTGAGGATATTTATCGTGCTCCCGTTCGACTGCCCGGCGATGGCAGCACAGTTGTCACCTCGGATAGAAGCAAGCGAGCGTCCTCTTTCCTACCCACCACATCGCGATTCTCTGGTGTTTCTGGGCCGGATCGaagctcttcatctcgcCGAGTTCCCACCACAATGGCCAGCCAAGGTGGCTCTAGTTCTCTGTACCCGCCCGCCCCCATGTATAAGCAGGGTAACGATAGCCGCGCAAGCTTCCTTCGTTCAGACCCGTTTGGCGCTGGTCCTATCTCTGATGGTCCCGGCCCAGCTGGCTTTATCCATGACGCTGTTGTCCCTCAGCCTCCCGCTGACTGGATGCCTTTTGGATTTCCTCTTGCGCATACCATGCTCCTGGTTACGGCCTACtctgagggagaagaaggcattCGGACTACTCTCGATTCAATCGCCACTACGGATTACCCCAACAGCCACAAAGTTATCGTTGTTATCTGCGATGGTATCATTACCGGTGCGGGCGAGACCGTATCAACTCCGGATGTCTGTATAGGCATGATGAAAGACTTCTCCATTCCTCCCGAACTGGTAAAGCCGTATTCCTATGTTGCCGTAGCAAGTGGATCTAAACGACACAATATGGCCAAGGTGTACTGCGGATTCTACGACTATGGGTCTTCGTCTCGAATTCCAGTGGATAAACAACAGCGTGTGCCCATGATTACCATTGTCAAGTGTGGTACTCCTcaagaggaaaagggatCCAAGCCCGGCAACCGAGGCAAGCGTGACAGTCAGATCATTCTCATGTCGTTCCTCCAAAAGGTCATGTTCGATGAGCGAATGACAGAGCTTGAATATGAGATGTTCAATGGATTATGGAAAGTCACCGGCATCTCTCCCGATTACTATGAAATTCTCCTCATGGTAGACGCCGATACAAAGGTTTTCCCTGACAGTCTTACTCACATGGTTTCCGCTATGGTCAAGGATCCGGATATTATGGGTCTTTGTGGCGAGACCAAGATTGCCAACAAACGAGCCAGCTGGGTGTCGGCCATTCAAGTGTTCGAATATTTCGTCTCCCATCATCTCGCTAAATCCTTTGAATCTGTCTTTGGTGGTGTTACCTGTCTACCCGGATGTTTCTGCATGTATCGTATTAAGGCGCCAAAGGGAGGGCAAAACTATTGGGTTCCAATTCTGGCCAATCCTGACATTGTGGAGCACTATTCAGAAAACGTGGTCGAGACTCTTCACGAGAAGAACCTGTACCTTCTCGGCGAGGATCGCTATCTGACCACGCTCATGCTGCGGACTTTCCCTAAGCGAAAGCAGGTCTTTGTTCCCCAAGCTGTTTGCAAGACTACGGTCCCAGAAGAATTCATGGTTCTGTTATCCCAGCGGCGTCGCTGGATTAACTCTACCGTTCACAACCTGATGGAGCTGGTTCTGGTCCGCGATCTCTGTGGTACCTTTTGTTTTAGTATGCAGTTTGTTGTTTCTGTTGAGCTCATTGGTACTCTTGTGCTTCCAGCAGCCATCGCCTTTACCTTCTACGTCG tTATCACATCCATCATTCATCACCCCCCGCAGATTATACCATTGGTGCTCCTGGGTCTCATTCTTGGTCTCCCTGGTGTTCTTGTCGTCGTCACCGCACACTCTTGGTCTTACATCGTCTGGATGCTCATCTACCTCCTGTCTCTCCCCGTTTGGAATTTTATTCTCCCGGTCTATGCCTTCTGGAAGTTTGACGACTTCTCGTGGGGTGAAACTCGTAAAACGGATGGCGATAAGAAGGGTGGCGGCCACGGGGAGAGCAAGGGAGAATTTGATAGCAGCAAGATTACGATGAAGAGATGGGCCGAATTTGAGCGAGATAAGCGTGCGAAGAGCGCTTACTGGGGATCGAGGGAGAATGTCGTCAGTGGTGGTACCAACAGCTGGGCGATGCCTCCCCCCGGCCACCACAGCGAAGAGTACTTTTCTGACGCGTGA
- the PUP3 gene encoding proteasome core particle subunit beta 3 (BUSCO:EOG092D3TL4~MEROPS:MER0001710), with amino-acid sequence MSSPFSINGGACVAMVGKDCVAIACDLRLGLQALTISNNFPKIFQYGDVFLGLTGLATDVSTVSDLFRYKVNMYRLREERAIAPRTFANLVSSSLYERRFGPYFVSPVVAGLDPKTGQPFICGFDSIGCIDFAKDFIVSGTASEQLFGMCEGLWEPDLEPDALFETISQALLTAVDRDALSGWGAHVYIIEKDKVTKRLLKGRQD; translated from the exons ATG TCTTCTCCCTTTTCGATCA ACGGCGGTGCCTGTGTCGCCATGGTCGGCAAGGACTGCGTCGCCATCGCCTGCGACCTCCGCCTCGGCCTCCAGGCCCTGACCATCTCCAACAACTTCCCCAAGATCTTCCAGTACGGCGACGTCTTCCTGGGCCTGACCGGCCTGGCCACCGACGTCAGCACCGTCAGCGACCTCTTCCGCTACAAGGTCAACATGTACCGCCTGCGCGAGGAGCGCGCCATCGCCCCGCGCACCTTTGCCAACCtcgtctcctcctccctctaCGAGCGCCGCTTCGGCCCATACTTTGTCTCGCCCGTCGTCGCCGGGCTGGATCCCAAGACCGGCCAGCCGTTCATCTGCGGCTTCGACAGCATCGGCTGCATCGACTTTGCAAAGGACTTTATCGTGTCGGGCACGGCGTCGGAGCAGCTGTTTGGCATGTGCGAGGGTCTGTGGGAGCCTGATCTG GAACCTGATGCGTTGTTCGAGACCATTTCACAAGCCCTCCTGACCGCCGTCGACCGTGACGCCCTATCCGGCTGGGGAGCCCACGTATACATCATCGAGAAGGACAAGGTCACCAAGAGGTTACTAAAGGGTAGACAGGACTaa